CAACATCACCGAGCGTCTGGTGTCGCGTTTCGACTCCGGCCTGACGGTGGCGATCGAACCGCCCGAGCTGGAAATGCGCGTGGCGATCCTGATGAACAAGGCGCAGGCCGAGGGACGCGAGCTGCCCGAGGACGTGGCCTTCTTCGTCGCCAAGAACGTGCGCGCCAACGTGCGCGAGCTGGAAGGCGCGCTGCAGAACATCCTGGCCTATTCGCGCTTCAGCGGCCGCCCCATTGATATTCAATTGGTGCGCGAGGCGCTGCGCGACCTGCTGTCGATCAAGAACCGCCAGATCAGCGTGGAGAACATCCAGAAGACGGTGGCGGATTTCTACAAGATCAAGGTCGCCGACATGCACAGCAAGAAGCGCCCGGCCAACATCGCCCGCCCGCGCCAGATTGCCATGTATCTGGCCAAGGAAATGACTCAGAAGAGCCTGCCCGAAATCGGCGAGATGTTCGGCGGGCGCGACCATACCACGGTGCTGCATGCGGTGCGCAAGATCGGCGGCGAGCGCGCCAACGATCCGGATCTGAACCAGCAGCTGCACGTGCTGGAGCAGACCATCAAGGGCTGATCAGACCTTCGCGCGCCGCTGGCGCCTTCGCAAAGCGCCCATGCATGCGGCAGCCAGACGTGCCAACGCCACAGGTGCGCCCCGGCCGGGGCACATTCGGCTGTCAGGAGCCCCGCAGGGGATTGGGCATGCGCAGCACCACGTCGTCCGAACTGTTGTTCAGGCGCATGCGCAGGAAGGATTTGGCCGGCCAGGGATGGCGCAGGATGGCATCGCGCTCGTCCTGCCAGCGTCGGGGATCCACCCGTGGCTGCAGCCGCATGAACAGGCGCTCCAGGCCCTGCTGCAGCAGGGCCAGATAGGATTGCGCGGACTGCCCGTAGACAGCAGCCAGCGCGCGCGCCAGCTCGATGAGATGGCACAGCAGGAAGGCGTGCATGACCTTGTCGCGTACCGGATGCACCTCCTCGTACAAGGTCAAACCCGCCCGGTAAGGCTGCAGGCGCAAACCTTGAACCTGCAGCGTCGGCGCATGCACGCGTACATCACCGAAATCACGCACCAGCAGCCGACTCGGCTGGCCGCGCGCATCCAGCACGACAAAGCTGTTCTGCTGGTGCGCTTCTAGAGCAATGCCATAGATCAGATACAGCTGCAGTACTGCCTGCAGCGCCATCTCCACATAGGCCAGGTAAAAGGCCCGCGCGCCTTCTGCATGGTCGCCATAGCCCTGCGCCACGGCATCGGTCACCAGCAAGCGCCCGTCGAACGGCGACGGGGCAAACAATGCCCCCACTGGCACGGTCTGCTCGCCAGCGGCGGTCAACGTGACCGGATGACGACGATACAGCACGCTCAGGTGACGGGATACGTCGTCATTGCCCTCGGGGTGTCGGTAATGCAACCCCGCCAACTCATCGACACAGGCCAGGTGCCGGCGAATCTCCGGCTCACGCGCCAGCACATCGCGCAGCAACACGGTCAGGCGTGGCCCCATCACCGTCGACTTGGGTGAAACGGTGCGCTCAGCCGATGTCAGCCATAACGAGACCGGGAGCTTAATGTGCGGTACGGCTGCACCCTGCTCGCAGCTCACGGTACGAAAGGACATGGTCGGCGCCGCTGGCCAGTGCACTTCCTCCAGCAGTATCAAATCCCCTTCTTCCAGCAGGCGGGCAAAGCGCTGGGACACGCTGTACCTGGCTTGCCAGGGATGCAA
The DNA window shown above is from Brachymonas denitrificans and carries:
- a CDS encoding IucA/IucC family protein produces the protein MDDAWMAQAHRRCLQRTLAAMLREGMLPQDRLTYREGSAWLPLDDARTLQLTRMRPNAACDDLWQAPEAVVCHSRHEHAVTMETAAALLRLVAPLHDKIDPAAVDRLELELDNSVANDALAMAHRKCWGRKLRADYAGATSSRFLGALREIDAARALLLLEQWGTQGHPTHPTYKAKGGLTAQQVLAWSPEFGARLALVLAALRIERANVTQVPEIADYRDWFGQQWPQVALAWQHALARRGMRAGDWLPLPLHPWQARYSVSQRFARLLEEGDLILLEEVHWPAAPTMSFRTVSCEQGAAVPHIKLPVSLWLTSAERTVSPKSTVMGPRLTVLLRDVLAREPEIRRHLACVDELAGLHYRHPEGNDDVSRHLSVLYRRHPVTLTAAGEQTVPVGALFAPSPFDGRLLVTDAVAQGYGDHAEGARAFYLAYVEMALQAVLQLYLIYGIALEAHQQNSFVVLDARGQPSRLLVRDFGDVRVHAPTLQVQGLRLQPYRAGLTLYEEVHPVRDKVMHAFLLCHLIELARALAAVYGQSAQSYLALLQQGLERLFMRLQPRVDPRRWQDERDAILRHPWPAKSFLRMRLNNSSDDVVLRMPNPLRGS